A genomic segment from Kyrpidia tusciae DSM 2912 encodes:
- the rimO gene encoding 30S ribosomal protein S12 methylthiotransferase RimO, which produces MGRQIAVVTLGCEKNQVDSEVMMGLMERWGFDLVADPQEADVIVVNTCGFVDQAKAESVNTILQMAQYKENGHCKALVVAGCLAQRYQEELMREIPEIDGMLGTGEFHRVPEVVEQALAGRHPMRFGNPVYLYDEVTPRKRVGLPYSSYVKIAEGCDHGCTFCAIPLMRGKFRSRPIPSIVEEARRLAADGVREISLIAQDSTQYGLDLYGRRRLPDLLKALNDVDELRWIRLHYAYPGYFTDELIDAMAGLPKVCKYVDLPLQHSEDEILRAMHRPGRNSQVRKLLERIRTRIPNVAIRSSFIVGFPGETEEQFLRLADFVEEMAFDRIGVFAFSREEGTPSAAMEGQISEAEKERRAAWLMEVGRKASAARGAARVGQVIDCLLERQDDRRPDIWIGRSEYDAPEIDGQVFVSGAGGRPGEFVKVRITHSFDFDLAGEGV; this is translated from the coding sequence ATGGGGCGTCAGATTGCGGTGGTCACCCTCGGGTGCGAAAAAAACCAGGTGGATTCCGAGGTGATGATGGGCCTCATGGAACGCTGGGGGTTTGACTTGGTCGCGGATCCCCAGGAAGCCGATGTCATCGTCGTGAATACCTGCGGGTTCGTCGACCAAGCCAAGGCCGAATCGGTGAACACGATCCTTCAGATGGCTCAGTACAAGGAAAACGGTCATTGCAAAGCCTTGGTGGTGGCCGGATGCCTCGCCCAGCGTTATCAGGAGGAACTCATGCGGGAGATTCCCGAGATCGACGGGATGCTCGGAACGGGCGAGTTTCACCGCGTCCCGGAAGTGGTGGAACAGGCTTTAGCGGGTAGGCACCCGATGCGATTTGGAAATCCTGTGTATCTCTATGACGAGGTCACTCCTCGAAAACGAGTTGGTCTGCCGTATTCTTCCTATGTCAAGATCGCCGAAGGATGTGACCACGGCTGCACTTTTTGTGCCATTCCCTTAATGCGCGGAAAGTTTCGCAGCCGCCCGATCCCGTCCATCGTTGAAGAGGCTCGGCGCCTGGCCGCGGATGGGGTTCGGGAGATCAGTCTGATTGCCCAAGACTCCACCCAGTACGGTTTGGACTTGTACGGTCGGCGACGGTTGCCCGACCTGTTAAAAGCGTTAAACGATGTGGATGAACTGCGGTGGATTCGCTTGCATTATGCGTACCCGGGGTATTTTACCGACGAGTTGATCGACGCGATGGCCGGGTTGCCCAAGGTGTGCAAGTACGTGGATTTGCCGCTGCAGCATTCGGAAGACGAGATTCTTCGGGCTATGCATCGCCCGGGCCGGAACAGTCAAGTTCGGAAGTTGTTGGAGCGGATTCGAACCCGCATACCCAATGTGGCGATACGCAGTTCGTTTATCGTGGGGTTCCCCGGGGAAACCGAGGAACAGTTTTTGCGGCTGGCCGATTTCGTAGAAGAGATGGCCTTTGACCGAATCGGCGTCTTTGCCTTCTCCCGGGAGGAAGGCACCCCTTCAGCTGCCATGGAGGGCCAGATTTCCGAAGCGGAAAAGGAGCGCCGGGCAGCCTGGTTGATGGAAGTGGGGAGAAAAGCCTCGGCGGCCCGGGGAGCGGCCCGGGTGGGCCAGGTGATCGATTGCCTGCTCGAACGCCAAGACGACCGGCGCCCGGATATCTGGATCGGTCGC